A single Orcinus orca chromosome 2, mOrcOrc1.1, whole genome shotgun sequence DNA region contains:
- the PAPLN gene encoding papilin isoform X1 — protein sequence MYVILQYSDMYTHAHLLHTCTRLHSDTLPAALAHIICVHTPNSTQAFCTHTHTHTHTHTLHCTHAHTALTLHTHTPLREPACGASPVQRNAGLGLKPGRDAATAARASAAAPGARVLGKPDVWHRGARTLKKSCPTPLQLLRPRLVSALVLQAPRVRRQSDTWSSWGSWSPCSRTCGGGVSFRERPCYSQRRDGGSGCVGPSRSHRSCRTESCPDGARDFRAEQCAEFDGQEFQGRRYKWLPYYGAPNKCELNCIPKGESFYYKHREAVIDGTPCEPGKRDICVDGSCRVVGCDYNLDSSKQEDKCLQCGGDGTTCYPVTGVFDANDLSRGYNQILIVPVGATSIHIEEAAASRNFLAVKSVCGEYYLNGHWTIEGARALPVASTVLHYERGAEGDLAPERLHARGPTSEPLIIELISQEPNPGVHFEYHLPLSTPRPGFSWSHGSWGDCSATCGGGQQTRPVFCIIDNEVYPEHLCRHQPRPADRRPCSPQPCPHTKRSLGPTARKGHSPLGWKTGPWTPCSASCEGGSQSRTVYCVSSDGAGVQEAAEDTECAALPEKPPTTQACNLQRCTAWSAEPWGECSVSCGAGVRRRTVTCRGDEGSLLHATACSLEDRPPLTEPCVHDSCPPLSDQAWHVGAWGLCSTSCSSGTRRRQVGCAIGPPGLCGSLQPSRPADVEPCNTQPCHLPPEVPSMQDMHTSPRDPWMSLGPREAPTSDFRDQWWAPQEQPSARGNPRGDQSPHLPAPGPAPSLRHSSHRQPLRSGLGPRDCRHSPHGCCPDGHTASLGPQWQGCPGASCQQSRFGCCPDGVSVAEGPHQAGCASSYGRSNTGSRPQSREVASTAQQNEPSECRVSQFGCCYDNMASAVGPLGEGCVGQPSYMYPVRCLLPSAHGSCTDWAARWYFIASVGQCNRFWYGGCHGNANNFASEEECVSSCRGPQHGPRRQDPGASGQSTHRDSGGSGPGDQQEASRHGTGPVVQRKPLPSGGLWRQDQEPGPGAVDHRQAFGEGPQGQDLGPSAAGLGGDAGPPVPPSHSSSYRITLAGSELSLVQVALGQLVRLFCPDDSSLDPHARWQKDGRPISSARHQLQPDGSLVISPLRAEDTGTYSCGSTRPDRGSQKIQLRITGGDVAVIPEAEPRHFPQARDPAQGHSPRDPSLGGGSGGRGAVSSSHPWPTSRLRLDRHQPGVVDAHPGQQIRLTCRAEGFPPTSVEWQRDGQPLSSPRHQLQSDGSLVISRLAVEDGGVYTCVAVNGQDRDQRWVQLRVLGELTITGLPSTVMVPEGDTARLLCAVAGESVNIRWSRNGLPVRADGHRVHQSPDGTLLIHNLQARDEGSYTCSAYRGSQAVSRSTEVKVVPPALATVPRDPGRECIDQPELANCDLILQARLCGNEYYSSFCCASCSRV from the exons ATGTATGTCATTCTCCAGTACAGtgacatgtacacacatgcacacctacTGCACACATGCACGAGACTGCACTCAGACACTCTACCTGCTGCACTCGCACACATCATATGCGTGCACACACCAAACTCCACACAGGcattttgtacacacacacacacacacacacacacacacacactacattgcacacacgcacacactgcactcactctgcacacacacacacctcttagGGAACCTGCTTGTGGAGCTTCTCCAGTACAGAGAAATGCTGGCTTGGGTTTAAA GCCAGGCCGAGATGCAGCTACTGCTGCTCGCGCTTCTGCTGCTGCCCCAGGCGCCCGGGTCCTCG GAAAACCTGATGTTTGGCACCGAGGCGCTAGAACACT CAAGAAATCATGTCCAACACCTCTCCAGCTCCTTAGGCCTCGGCTAGTGTCGGCGTTGGTTCTCCAG GCTCCCAGGGTGAGGCGGCAGAGTGACACCTGGAGCTCCTGGGGCAGCTGGAGCCCTTGCAGCCGGACCTGTGGAGGGGGCGTCAGCTTCCGGGAGCGCCCTTGCTACTCCCAGAG GAGAGATGGGGGCTCCGGCTGCGTGGGCCCCTCCCGGAGCCACCGCTCTTGCCGCACCGAG AGCTGTCCCGACGGGGCCCGCGACTTCAGGGCGGAGCAGTGCGCCGAGTTCGACGGCCAGGAGTTCCAGGGGCGGCGGTACAAGTGGCTGCCGTACTACGGCG CCCCAAACAAATGTGAACTGAACTGCATTCCCAAGGGGGAGAGCTTCTACTACAAGCACAGGGAGGCCGTCATAGACGGGACACCCTGCGAGCCTGGCAAACGGGACATCTGCGTGGATGGCAGCTGCCGG GTTGTCGGCTGTGACTACAACCTGGACTCGTCGAAGCAGGAGGACAAGTGTCTGCAGTGTGGTGGTGATGGCACGACCTGCTACCCCGTCACAGGCGTCTTTGATGCCAATGACCTCAGCAGAG GCTACAACCAGATCCTCATAGTTCCCGTGGGGGCCACCAGCATCCACATTGAGGAGGCGGCCGCCAGCAGGAATTTCCTGG CGGTGAAGAGCGTCTGTGGTGAATACTACCTCAACGGGCACTGGACCATCGAGGGCGCCCGGGCCCTACCTGTGGCCAGCACCGTCCTGCACTATGAGCGGGGAGCTGAGGGGGACCTGGCGCCCGAGCGGCTCCACGCCCGCGGCCCCACCTCGGAGCCCCTGATCATCGAG CTCATCAGCCAGGAGCCCAACCCTGGCGTGCACTTCGAGTACCACCTGCCCCTGAGCACCCCCCGGCCCGGCTTCAGCTGGAGCCACGGCTCGTGGGGCGACTGCAGCGCCACGTGTGgtggag GTCAGCAGACCCGCCCAGTGTTCTGCATCATCGACAATGAGGTCTACCCCGAACACCTGTGCCGGCACCAGCCGCGGCCGGCTGACCGCCGCCCCTGCAGccctcagccctgcccacacACCAAGCG gtccttgggcCCCACAGCCAGGAAGGGCCACTCCCCACTTGG CTGGAAGACGGGGCCCTGGACTCCCTGCTCGGCCTCCTGTGAGGGCGGCTCCCAGTCCCGCACTGTCTACTGTGTCTCATCTGATGGCGCCGGCGTCCAGGAGGCTGCTGAGGACACCGAGTGTGCGGCCCTGCCTGAGAAGCCCCCTACCACGCAGGCCTGCAACCTGCAGCGCTGCACAGCCTGGAGCGCGGAGCCCTGGGGCGAG TGCTCTGTCAGCTGTGGCGCCGGGGTCCGGAGGCGGACTGTCACCTGCCGGGGTGACGAGGGGTCTCTGCTCCACGCCACAGCGTGCTCCTTGGAGGACCGTCCTCCCCTCACTGAGCCCTGTGTGCATGACAGCTGTCCCCCGCTCAGTGACCAGGCCTGGCACGTAGGCGCCTGGGGTCTA TGCTCCACGAGCTGCAGCTCGGGCACTCGGAGGCGCCAGGTGGGCTGCGCCATTGGCCCGCCCGGCCTCTGTGGGAGCCTGCAGCCCTCCAGGCCTGCGGATGTGGAGCCCTGTAACACGCAGCCCTGCCATCTTCCTCCAG AAGTCCCCAGCATGCAGGACATGCACACCAGCCCCAGGGACCCGTGGATGTCTCTGGGCCCACGGGAGGCCCCCACCTCAG ATTTCAGAGACCAGTGGTGGGCACCCCAGGAGCAACCCTCAGCTCGGGGTAACCCCAGAGGCGACCAGAGCCCACACCTGCCAGCCCCGGGCCCAGCCCCATCTCTGCGGCATTCCTCACACCGGCAGCCCCTGCGGTCTGGCTTGGGGCCCCGTGACTGCAGACACAGCCCCCATGGGTGCTGCCCCGATGGCCACACTGCGTCTCTTGGGCCACAGTGGCAAGGCTGCCCGGGGGCCTCATGTCAGCAGAGCAG GTTCGGGTGCTGTCCTGACGGGGTGTCTGTGGCCGAGGGGCCCCATCAGGCTGGCTGTGCGAGCTCTTATGGACGCAGCAACACCGGGAGCAGGCCACAGTCGAGAGAGGTGGCTTCCACG gcccagcagaATGAGCCCAGTGAGTGCCGGGTCTCCCAGTTCGGCTGTTGCTACGACAACATGGCCTCTGCGGTGGGCCCTCTTGGGGAAGGCTGTGTGGGCCAGCCCAGCTACA tGTACCCTGTGCGGTGCCTACTGCCCAGCGCCCATGGCTCCTGCACGGACTGGGCCGCCCGCTGGTACTTCATCGCCTCCGTGGGCCAGTGTAACCGTTTCTGGTATGGTGGCTGCCACGGCAACGCCAATAACTTTGCCTCAGAGGAGGAGTGTGTGAGCAGCTGCCGGGGACCCCAACATGGGCCCCGCCGACAAGACCCCGGGGCCTCTGGCCAAAGCACCCATAGAGACAGTGGCGGCAGCGGTCCTGGGGACCAGCAGGAGGCCAGCCGGCACGGGACGGGGCCTGTTGTCCAGAGAAAGCCCTTGCCTTCCGGTGGCCTCTGGAGGCAAGATCAAGAGCCTGGGCCGGGGGCCGTGGACCACAGACAGGCCTTTGGAGAAGGGCCGCAGGGCCAGGACCTTGGGCCCAGTGCTGCTGGACTGGGCGGAGACGCAGGACCACCAGTGCCACCTTCCCACAGCTCCTCCTACAG GATCACCCTGGCAGGCTCGGAGCTCTCCCTGGTACAGGTGGCCCTGGGGCAGCTGGTGCGGCTCTTCTGCCCAGATGACAGCTCCCTGGACCCCCACGCCAGGTGGCAGAAAGACGGGCGGCCTATCTCCTCTGCCAG GCACCAGCTGCAGCCCGATGGCTCCCTGGTCATCAGCCCCCTGCGGGCAGAGGACACTGGCACCTACAGCTGTGGCAGCACCAGGCCAGACCGTGGCTCTCAGAAGATCCAGCTTCGCATCACAG GGGGTGACGTGGCCGTGATTCCTGAGGCTGAACCAAGGCACTTCCCTCAGGCCAGGGACCCAGCCCAGGGCCACAGTCCTCGGGACCCCAGCCTAGGGGGCGGTTCTGGGGGCCGGGGGGCCGTCTCCTCCTCACACCCATGGCCCACGAGCAG GCTGCGTCTGGACCGGCACCAGCCTGGGGTGGTGGACGCCCATCCAGGCCAGCAGATCCGGCTGACCTGTCGTGCTGAGGGCTTCCCACCCACAAGCGTCGAGTGGCAGAGAGATGGGCAGCCCCTCTCTTCTCCCAG ACACCAGCTGCAGTCCGACGGCTCCCTGGTCATCAGCCGCTTGGCTGTGGAAGATGGAGGCGTCTATACCTGTGTTGCAGTCAACGGGCAGGACCGAGACCAGCGCTGGGTCCAGCTCAGAGTTCTGG GGGAGCTGACAATCACAGGGCTGCCCTCTACGGTGATGGTGCCAGAAGGTGACACGGCCAGGCTGCTGTGTGCGGTGGCGGGCGAAAGCGTGAACATCAGATGGTCCAG GAATGGGCTGCCGGTGCGGGCCGATGGCCACCGTGTCCACCAGTCCCCGGATGGCACACTGCTGATCCACAACCTGCAGGCCAGGGACGAGGGCTCCTACACATGCAGCGCCTACCGTGGAAGCCAGGCAGTCAGCCGCAGCACCGAGGTGAAGGTGGTCCCGCCGG CACTGGCCACCGTGCCGAGGGACCCTGGCAGGGAGTGCATCGACCAGCCGGAGCTGGCCAACTGTGATTTGATCCTGCAGGCCCGGCTCTGCGGCAATGAGTACTACTCCAGCTTCTGCTGTGCCAGCTGTTCCCGGGTCTAG